One Tolypothrix bouteillei VB521301 DNA window includes the following coding sequences:
- a CDS encoding creatininase family protein — MHGFIPPSRFFPYLTWTDVQAMPNKENVVIIQPVGAVEQHGPHLPLIVDAAIGAAVLGKALEKLDPNIPAYALPNLYYGKSNEHWHFPGTITLSAKTLLKTLIEVGESVYRAGFRKFVLMNSHGGQPQVMDIVARDLHVKYSDFFVFPLFTWRVPHITGELLTPKEKKLGIHAGDAETSIMLAILPEQVKMDAAVVEYPPEQPEGSLLSIEGKLSFAWTTRDLSQSGVIGDPTVATQDKGDRILESVSDGWVQVIHDIFAFKR, encoded by the coding sequence ATGCACGGCTTCATTCCTCCATCACGCTTTTTTCCATACTTGACGTGGACTGATGTTCAAGCAATGCCGAACAAAGAAAATGTTGTCATAATCCAACCAGTAGGAGCAGTAGAACAACACGGTCCCCATTTACCACTGATTGTTGATGCGGCTATTGGTGCAGCGGTTTTGGGAAAAGCTTTGGAAAAACTAGACCCCAACATTCCAGCCTATGCCCTGCCAAATCTTTACTACGGTAAATCCAACGAACATTGGCATTTTCCCGGTACGATTACCCTCAGTGCTAAAACCTTACTGAAAACTTTGATAGAAGTTGGAGAAAGTGTTTACCGTGCTGGGTTTAGAAAATTCGTGTTGATGAACTCTCATGGAGGACAACCCCAAGTTATGGATATTGTCGCACGAGATCTACACGTTAAATACAGCGATTTTTTTGTGTTTCCACTTTTCACCTGGCGAGTTCCCCATATTACTGGAGAATTACTGACTCCTAAAGAAAAAAAATTAGGAATTCATGCCGGGGATGCTGAAACTAGTATTATGCTGGCAATTTTACCCGAACAAGTCAAAATGGATGCTGCAGTTGTAGAATATCCTCCCGAACAGCCAGAAGGGAGTTTGCTCAGCATCGAAGGTAAGCTATCTTTTGCTTGGACAACACGGGATTTGAGTCAAAGCGGGGTTATAGGCGATCCTACAGTTGCAACTCAAGATAAAGGCGATCGCATTCTTGAATCTGTTTCTGATGGGTGGGTACAAGTTATTCACGATATCTTTGCGTTTAAACGTTGA
- a CDS encoding beta strand repeat-containing protein gives MAIDLSTLTFTNRADLVPTSGTAEIFNTGIVNTLGGNDTLTGTGANNSSVFFQSAGITNSGTINTSNGNDTITATSDELFSGGSTNGGVLDNSGTIDTGSGDDVIRATGRIQPGSGSGSAINNTGSIKTGAGNDTISGVITGTGNFVGISNQESSTINTGSGDDTIIGTGPSTGLAGILNEGIINNDGGNDSIIGNGDLNGIVNRGIINTGNGDDSITGNATSSISDGGSGVLNSFGTINTGAGNDTIIGTGDIGIYNTPFLSSSNSIIDTGAGNDTIIGTGDIGIYNTPYNFSNSSNSSIINTGAGNDTVIGNGSSVGIYNDGIINTGTGNDTVDALNGGFSSFNPPDLGGVLPRFNGLGIVLLGDGDDVLKGFGTGRFDGEDDKDTLLLGTGQYTVSGITNADGFYTVNNGTTDMFVKNFEFIGSASDPAAAFSFNSVIGKTLTV, from the coding sequence ATGGCTATAGACCTTTCCACCCTAACCTTTACCAACCGAGCCGATCTAGTCCCTACATCAGGAACTGCGGAAATTTTCAATACTGGCATCGTTAATACCCTTGGTGGTAACGACACTCTCACTGGCACCGGCGCTAACAACTCATCTGTATTTTTCCAAAGCGCTGGCATCACAAATAGTGGTACCATTAATACCAGTAATGGTAATGATACGATTACAGCTACTAGCGATGAACTCTTTAGTGGTGGTTCTACAAACGGTGGAGTCCTCGATAACTCTGGTACTATTGATACTGGTAGTGGGGATGACGTAATCAGAGCCACAGGTAGGATTCAACCTGGTAGTGGAAGTGGCAGTGCAATAAATAATACTGGTAGCATCAAGACGGGTGCTGGCAACGATACAATTAGTGGTGTAATAACTGGCACTGGAAATTTTGTAGGTATATCCAATCAAGAAAGTAGTACGATTAATACTGGTAGTGGTGACGATACAATCATTGGTACGGGACCTAGCACTGGCTTGGCGGGAATCCTTAACGAAGGCATCATTAATAATGATGGTGGTAATGACTCAATCATTGGTAATGGTGACTTAAACGGTATTGTTAACAGAGGCATTATCAATACTGGTAATGGTGATGACTCAATCACAGGTAATGCTACGTCGTCTATTAGCGATGGAGGCTCTGGAGTCTTAAATTCCTTTGGCACCATTAACACAGGTGCAGGGAACGACACAATTATTGGCACGGGAGATATAGGGATTTACAACACTCCCTTCTTAAGCAGTAGCAACAGCATTATCGATACAGGTGCAGGGAACGACACAATTATTGGCACAGGAGATATAGGAATTTACAACACTCCCTATAACTTCAGCAATAGTAGCAACAGCAGTATTATTAATACGGGTGCAGGCAATGACACCGTTATTGGTAATGGTTCAAGCGTTGGTATTTACAATGACGGCATCATAAATACTGGTACGGGCAATGATACCGTTGATGCCCTTAATGGTGGCTTTTCTAGCTTTAATCCTCCAGATCTCGGAGGTGTACTACCTAGGTTTAATGGCTTAGGTATTGTCCTTCTCGGGGACGGCGATGACGTTCTTAAAGGCTTCGGAACTGGTCGTTTTGATGGTGAAGATGACAAAGATACGCTACTGTTAGGGACTGGACAATATACTGTCTCAGGCATCACAAATGCTGATGGCTTTTATACAGTCAATAACGGCACAACAGATATGTTCGTAAAGAACTTCGAGTTTATTGGGAGTGCCAGCGATCCTGCTGCCGCTTTTAGTTTTAACAGTGTTATTGGCAAAACTTTGACAGTGTAG
- a CDS encoding DUF4351 domain-containing protein, which produces MTAKSKRVDNDSPWKEILEAYFPQAMQFFFPEVAALINWERHHEFLDKEFQQIARDAKQGRRYVDKLVKVWQLQGEEMWLLIHVEVQAKSEDDFAQRMFSYNLRIFDRFAKPAISLAILCDSDPTWRPNQYSYSYPKTKLNFEFGTVKLLDYQNRWTELEASNNPFATVVMANLKTQETSKKPGERKSWKFSLIRRLYDLGLTERDIRNLYRFIDWVMILPKGLEAELWEEFKRFEEQCVARVPRVVATAEQERSMSYITTGERIGYERGKLEGKLEGKLEGKLEGEQKLILRQLQRQLGELPQSVRESIQTLSTNQLEALGEALLDFTTIEELLNWLGANPTV; this is translated from the coding sequence ATGACCGCCAAAAGCAAAAGAGTCGATAATGATTCACCGTGGAAAGAAATTTTAGAAGCATACTTTCCCCAAGCCATGCAATTTTTCTTTCCGGAAGTAGCGGCATTAATTAACTGGGAACGTCACCACGAATTTCTGGATAAAGAATTTCAGCAAATCGCACGCGATGCAAAACAAGGTAGGCGATATGTCGATAAGTTAGTCAAAGTTTGGCAACTTCAAGGAGAAGAAATGTGGTTGCTAATACACGTAGAAGTCCAGGCAAAATCAGAAGACGACTTTGCACAAAGAATGTTTTCTTACAATTTACGGATTTTTGACCGATTTGCTAAACCTGCCATAAGTTTGGCGATTTTGTGCGATTCCGACCCCACATGGCGACCAAACCAATATAGTTACAGCTACCCCAAGACCAAGCTGAACTTTGAATTTGGCACCGTCAAGCTTCTCGATTACCAAAACCGTTGGACAGAATTAGAAGCCAGCAATAACCCATTTGCAACGGTAGTCATGGCAAATTTAAAAACGCAGGAGACAAGTAAAAAACCAGGAGAACGAAAAAGTTGGAAATTTAGCTTGATTCGACGATTGTATGATTTAGGATTGACAGAGAGAGATATTCGTAACTTATATCGATTTATCGATTGGGTTATGATATTACCAAAAGGATTGGAAGCAGAGTTGTGGGAAGAATTTAAGCGATTTGAAGAGCAGTGCGTTGCGCGGGTTCCCCGCGTTGTAGCAACTGCGGAACAGGAGCGGAGTATGAGTTATATTACCACAGGCGAGCGCATTGGTTACGAACGGGGAAAGCTTGAAGGAAAGCTTGAAGGAAAGCTTGAAGGAAAGCTTGAAGGCGAACAAAAACTTATTCTACGGCAACTACAAAGACAGCTAGGGGAGTTGCCACAATCGGTGAGAGAAAGCATTCAAACCCTTTCAACAAACCAATTAGAAGCACTTGGCGAAGCTTTGTTAGATTTTACAACTATTGAGGAGTTACTGAACTGGTTAGGAGCAAATCCAACAGTGTAA
- a CDS encoding SDR family oxidoreductase — MQLKPINQQVVAVVGASSGIGRETALKFAQKGAKVMVAARSESGLQSLVKEIQSFGGEAAYVLADVSDFEQVKAIADKTVALYGRLDTWVHAAATGVLARFDQISPEEFQRVVDVTLMGQVHGAMAALPYLKQEGRGALIHISSVEGVRSLPLQSPYSAAKHGVEGFLESLRVELQHEKLPISVTSIKPAVINTPYYNKVRTKLGVKPTGIPPYYQPNIVADAILYAAEHPTRDFIAGDVGRVLDVLQRVSPELVDSILTLIAFAGQRTNEPKSEDAPDNLYGPVPEYDRVKGDFDQLAIPTFLDWLDMNPPLKWGAVTFAALGVAALLGGWRPGNNV; from the coding sequence ATGCAATTAAAACCTATTAATCAACAAGTTGTTGCTGTAGTCGGTGCTTCTAGTGGGATTGGGCGCGAAACCGCTTTGAAGTTTGCCCAAAAAGGCGCAAAGGTGATGGTTGCTGCGCGTAGCGAATCAGGGCTACAGTCTTTGGTGAAAGAAATCCAAAGCTTTGGCGGAGAAGCCGCATATGTTTTAGCTGATGTGAGTGATTTTGAACAAGTCAAAGCGATCGCAGACAAAACTGTCGCACTTTATGGACGGCTAGATACATGGGTTCATGCTGCAGCAACAGGTGTACTTGCTCGCTTCGACCAAATCTCACCAGAAGAGTTTCAACGCGTTGTAGACGTTACCTTAATGGGACAAGTTCATGGTGCAATGGCAGCACTCCCTTATCTCAAACAAGAGGGACGAGGAGCATTAATTCATATCTCCTCAGTGGAAGGTGTCCGCAGTTTACCACTACAAAGCCCCTATTCTGCTGCCAAGCATGGGGTTGAAGGTTTCTTAGAATCGCTGCGTGTTGAGTTGCAACATGAAAAATTGCCCATCAGCGTGACATCCATAAAGCCTGCGGTGATTAACACCCCTTATTACAACAAAGTTCGCACCAAGCTGGGGGTTAAGCCTACAGGAATACCCCCATATTACCAACCCAACATTGTTGCCGATGCTATTCTTTACGCAGCAGAACATCCCACTCGCGATTTTATAGCAGGGGATGTTGGCAGAGTCTTGGATGTGTTGCAACGGGTTTCGCCAGAACTTGTAGATTCAATACTGACGCTGATTGCTTTTGCAGGACAGAGGACTAACGAACCTAAGTCAGAAGATGCACCAGATAATCTCTATGGACCTGTACCTGAGTATGACAGAGTGAAGGGAGACTTCGACCAATTGGCAATTCCAACTTTCTTAGATTGGCTAGATATGAATCCACCTCTTAAATGGGGTGCAGTTACCTTTGCAGCATTAGGTGTTGCAGCTTTGCTTGGTGGATGGCGTCCTGGAAATAATGTTTAA
- a CDS encoding DUF928 domain-containing protein — protein sequence MKPFNRQLVFKTSFILILIISCLSAPIALQAKSMPVRFNPPPPPPDRGAPGNRGEGASRGECISSNLPLTALVPSYEQSLSLQKGETSTMTQVWGLTSVEQPSFWFYLPYNQSLIQAIEFVLQTDNNKTIYRTNISIPPKSAIIGVSLKETPASLEIDKRYRWFLKVRVACNSQQTTLDYVEGWVQRVNLKTALSDRLKQATPQQQAVIYAQEGIWYDALTSLAELRLANPQDSVLAEDWKNLLATIGLEKVVAQPLVRVTR from the coding sequence ATGAAACCCTTCAATCGGCAATTAGTTTTCAAAACTTCATTTATCTTAATTTTGATAATAAGCTGTCTTAGCGCTCCGATAGCGCTTCAAGCAAAATCAATGCCTGTTCGTTTCAACCCACCACCACCGCCACCCGATCGCGGCGCACCGGGAAACCGAGGAGAAGGAGCTTCACGGGGAGAGTGTATTTCTAGCAACTTACCCCTAACAGCTTTGGTTCCAAGCTACGAGCAAAGCTTGAGTCTGCAAAAAGGAGAAACAAGTACAATGACTCAGGTATGGGGTCTAACCAGTGTGGAGCAACCAAGCTTTTGGTTTTATCTACCCTACAACCAGTCATTGATTCAAGCGATCGAGTTTGTTTTACAAACTGACAATAACAAAACAATTTACCGCACAAACATCTCAATACCGCCAAAATCGGCCATTATTGGAGTTTCTCTCAAAGAGACTCCAGCCTCTCTCGAGATTGACAAGCGCTATCGCTGGTTTTTGAAGGTGAGAGTTGCATGCAATTCTCAGCAAACAACTTTAGATTATGTAGAAGGCTGGGTTCAGAGAGTGAATCTAAAGACAGCACTGAGCGATCGCTTAAAACAAGCCACTCCACAGCAACAAGCAGTTATCTATGCTCAAGAAGGTATTTGGTATGATGCTCTCACATCTCTAGCAGAACTCCGTCTGGCAAATCCTCAGGATTCAGTATTAGCTGAAGACTGGAAAAACTTGCTCGCGACAATTGGGTTAGAAAAAGTGGTAGCACAACCGCTTGTTCGCGTAACGAGATAA
- a CDS encoding ROK family protein, which translates to MVVNDGAIRTLSVDIGGSGVKVMVLDTKGNPLTERARTETPQPAIPEAVIHAIASLAATQGEYHRVSVGFPGVVRSGVIGTAVNLTPEWVGFDLATALSARLNQPVRVINDADMQGLGAISGKGVELVVTLGTGFGSALFVDGKLVPNLEMGHHPFRKGETYEEQLRRSTLDKIGKEKWNRRLQRAIASLEHLFNYDYLYIGGGEANKVNIELPKNVKIIPNVTGLLGGIALWKD; encoded by the coding sequence ATGGTCGTAAATGATGGAGCTATCCGTACCTTATCTGTTGATATTGGTGGTAGCGGTGTTAAGGTAATGGTTCTAGATACCAAAGGCAATCCCTTAACGGAAAGGGCGCGAACAGAAACGCCCCAACCTGCTATACCAGAAGCTGTGATTCATGCGATCGCTTCTTTAGCAGCAACTCAAGGAGAATATCATCGCGTTTCAGTAGGTTTTCCTGGTGTTGTGCGTAGTGGTGTCATCGGAACAGCAGTGAATTTAACTCCTGAGTGGGTTGGGTTTGATTTGGCAACAGCATTGTCAGCACGTTTAAATCAACCCGTGCGTGTCATAAATGATGCCGATATGCAAGGTTTGGGCGCAATTTCTGGAAAAGGCGTGGAATTGGTGGTTACACTGGGTACGGGTTTTGGTTCTGCTTTGTTTGTTGATGGCAAACTGGTGCCAAATTTGGAAATGGGACACCATCCGTTTCGCAAAGGGGAAACTTACGAAGAACAATTGAGACGTTCGACTTTAGACAAGATTGGTAAGGAAAAATGGAACAGGCGTTTGCAAAGAGCGATCGCATCTTTGGAACATCTCTTCAACTACGATTACCTCTACATCGGCGGAGGGGAAGCCAATAAAGTCAATATTGAGTTGCCAAAAAATGTAAAGATTATTCCAAATGTGACTGGATTATTAGGCGGTATTGCTTTGTGGAAGGATTAA
- a CDS encoding sigma-70 family RNA polymerase sigma factor: protein MRLRQDIIEIFSTFVQFDGDTFSRWVISPKLRRSMQNCLEHSCDCESDTFWAIYWHHIWKTQANPLAAAHIAAYLQEVCYWVARKIKMNLPGERYSAADFFQTAIARIDKVLKGFNPQFSSNLKTYAEYAFSSIIKDLLRQHQEADICTDWGLLHKISEKRLVKSLQQAGYKLETIGCYVFAWNCFRQVYAPNETVTSHKLIKPDNKTLQAIAELYNSERLRQLGSSSPVGTPENLETGLLNCAKAVRSFQYPSFISIDRPLSEQEAGNLLDSLTDSFQESVLNDLIAREEAESIAEQKIAINKLLSETIEKLDTKNRELLEAYYKQGLTQQQIAQQRGVKQYNVSRQLSKIKQSLLLALAQWSQETLHTPLTSNVIDSMSHALEEWLQLYYRHPFL from the coding sequence ATGCGTTTAAGGCAGGACATAATAGAAATCTTTTCCACATTTGTGCAATTTGATGGAGATACTTTTAGCCGTTGGGTAATAAGTCCCAAGTTGCGGCGCAGTATGCAGAATTGTTTGGAGCACTCTTGCGATTGCGAGTCTGATACTTTTTGGGCAATTTACTGGCACCACATTTGGAAAACTCAAGCAAATCCCCTTGCGGCTGCTCACATTGCAGCCTACTTACAGGAAGTTTGCTATTGGGTTGCTAGAAAAATAAAAATGAATTTACCCGGCGAACGTTATTCTGCTGCTGACTTTTTCCAAACAGCGATCGCTCGCATTGATAAAGTTCTCAAAGGCTTTAACCCACAATTCAGTTCAAATTTAAAAACTTATGCTGAGTATGCATTTAGCAGTATCATAAAAGATTTATTACGTCAACACCAAGAAGCAGATATTTGCACTGACTGGGGATTGTTACACAAAATTAGTGAAAAGCGTTTGGTAAAATCGCTTCAACAAGCAGGGTACAAATTGGAAACAATTGGATGTTACGTTTTCGCCTGGAATTGTTTCCGTCAAGTCTACGCACCTAATGAAACGGTTACATCTCACAAACTCATTAAACCCGATAACAAAACATTACAAGCTATCGCAGAACTTTACAACAGCGAACGCCTGCGCCAGCTTGGTTCTTCCAGCCCAGTTGGGACTCCAGAAAATTTGGAAACTGGGTTGCTAAACTGTGCTAAAGCCGTGCGTTCTTTTCAATATCCCAGCTTCATATCTATAGATCGTCCTTTATCTGAACAAGAAGCAGGAAACTTACTCGATAGTCTGACGGATTCTTTTCAAGAATCTGTCTTGAACGATCTGATTGCCCGCGAGGAAGCAGAATCCATAGCGGAACAAAAAATAGCAATTAACAAGCTTTTAAGCGAGACAATAGAAAAATTGGATACCAAAAATCGCGAGCTTTTGGAAGCTTATTACAAACAAGGACTCACCCAGCAGCAAATTGCACAACAAAGAGGAGTCAAACAATATAACGTGTCTCGTCAATTAAGTAAAATCAAACAATCCTTACTCTTGGCGTTAGCTCAATGGAGTCAGGAAACACTGCATACTCCACTAACATCCAACGTAATTGACAGTATGAGCCATGCTTTAGAAGAATGGCTACAGTTGTACTATCGCCATCCCTTTTTGTAG
- a CDS encoding CHASE2 domain-containing protein, with protein sequence METRTTVTKLAILKFGKGSFETGFPVTLEIGEENSRPQSEVPGELPPNIELLLEFNRWQAIYRSLDFSTRPIGLSKPRTQTLSLEECLQAAKCLCDCFNHWLQSDSFRSIREKWLEKLLKSDEIRVILQSQDYQIQKLPWHLWELIERYPNAEIALSVPTYERVNLLSKPTETVKILALLGDSKGIDTIADRALLEQLPDAKVHFLVEPMCKDLTDNLWQQNWDILFFAGHSSTHISGETGLIYINQTESLTINQLKYSLRQAVERGLKLAIFNSCDGLGLAREFAALQIPQLIVMREPVPDLVAQAFLKHFLQAYAGGKSLYLAVREARERMQGLESQFPCATWLPVIYQNPAEIPPTWDELTTRGSKLQFFNADTRKAPQNPDIRPIRVASNLANGKKLVLEPLPSTQIQNLKSQAKNPKHHLLWLTGVSLAIAGLVMGIRYLGMLQPLELQAFDRLLSLRPNEKPDPRLLVVKITEEDVQSQPQEERRGSLSDASLLKLLATLEAYEPRVIGLDIYRDYAVKQDLPQLATQMQKSDRLIAVCRVSDPQSSQPGISPPPEIQHQRLGFSDLTVDADGIVRRHLLSLTPPPSSPCLATYAFSVQLALRYLAVQNISLIFTPDGGWQLGKATFKPLEAHTGGYQDLDATGYQILLNYRSHHSLQKFVSQVTLAEVLAGKVAPSAVKDRIVLIGTTAESFQDSSLTPYSTPEGRVQKIPGVILQAQMIGQLLSAALEERPLLWALSVWQETIWIWGWSLTGSLLAWYILKGRYLAIANGFAILCLYAACFVFLIQWGAWIPLVPATLALIASSLVVRYGKYQVIK encoded by the coding sequence ATGGAGACACGAACAACAGTGACTAAGTTAGCGATCTTGAAATTTGGCAAAGGAAGCTTTGAAACTGGGTTTCCAGTAACGCTTGAGATTGGAGAAGAAAATAGCCGTCCTCAAAGTGAAGTCCCAGGTGAACTTCCCCCAAATATAGAATTACTTCTAGAGTTTAATCGCTGGCAAGCAATTTACCGAAGTTTGGATTTTTCAACTCGTCCCATTGGTTTATCAAAACCAAGGACGCAAACTTTGAGTTTGGAGGAGTGCTTGCAAGCAGCTAAATGTTTGTGCGATTGCTTCAATCATTGGCTGCAATCTGACTCTTTTCGTTCCATTCGAGAAAAATGGTTGGAAAAACTGCTGAAATCGGATGAAATAAGGGTAATTTTACAGTCTCAAGATTATCAAATTCAAAAACTTCCCTGGCATCTTTGGGAGTTAATAGAGCGCTATCCAAATGCAGAAATTGCGCTGAGCGTTCCAACTTATGAACGAGTTAATCTTTTATCAAAACCCACGGAAACCGTCAAAATTTTAGCATTGTTAGGTGACAGTAAAGGAATCGACACAATAGCAGATCGGGCCCTCTTAGAGCAACTACCCGATGCAAAAGTTCATTTTCTTGTAGAACCAATGTGTAAAGACTTGACGGATAATCTTTGGCAGCAAAATTGGGATATTCTTTTTTTTGCAGGGCATAGTTCAACTCATATTTCGGGAGAAACAGGCTTAATTTACATCAATCAAACTGAGAGTTTGACAATTAATCAGTTAAAATATTCTTTAAGGCAGGCTGTAGAGCGCGGTTTAAAACTTGCAATTTTTAACTCCTGTGATGGCTTGGGACTCGCACGAGAATTTGCAGCTTTGCAAATTCCACAGTTAATTGTGATGCGAGAACCCGTTCCAGATCTCGTGGCTCAGGCATTTCTCAAACATTTCCTGCAAGCATATGCAGGAGGGAAATCTTTGTATCTAGCAGTTCGCGAGGCAAGGGAAAGAATGCAAGGGCTAGAAAGTCAATTTCCTTGTGCAACCTGGCTACCTGTAATCTACCAAAATCCAGCAGAAATACCGCCAACTTGGGATGAATTGACAACCAGGGGAAGCAAATTACAGTTTTTCAATGCAGATACGCGAAAAGCTCCTCAAAATCCCGATATTCGTCCTATTCGTGTCGCGTCAAATCTTGCAAATGGGAAGAAATTAGTTTTAGAACCTTTACCTTCCACCCAAATTCAAAATCTAAAAAGTCAAGCGAAAAATCCCAAGCATCATCTTCTGTGGCTGACTGGTGTCAGTTTGGCGATCGCGGGTTTAGTCATGGGTATACGTTATTTAGGAATGCTTCAACCATTGGAGTTACAAGCATTCGATCGCTTGTTAAGCCTCCGTCCCAATGAAAAGCCCGATCCTCGCTTGTTGGTTGTTAAGATTACAGAAGAAGACGTACAATCACAGCCCCAAGAAGAACGCCGAGGTTCTCTAAGTGATGCATCGCTCTTGAAATTACTAGCAACATTAGAGGCGTATGAACCACGAGTGATTGGATTGGATATCTATCGCGATTATGCTGTGAAGCAAGATTTACCACAACTAGCAACACAAATGCAAAAAAGCGATCGCCTGATTGCTGTGTGTCGGGTGAGCGATCCTCAGTCCAGTCAACCGGGAATCTCACCACCTCCAGAAATACAGCATCAACGCTTGGGCTTTAGTGACTTAACAGTTGATGCAGATGGTATCGTCCGCCGCCATCTCCTCTCATTAACGCCACCACCCTCGTCGCCCTGTCTTGCTACCTACGCCTTCAGCGTCCAATTAGCATTGCGCTATTTAGCAGTTCAGAATATTTCACTCATATTTACGCCCGATGGGGGTTGGCAATTGGGCAAAGCGACTTTTAAACCACTAGAAGCACATACTGGTGGATACCAAGATCTTGATGCTACAGGTTACCAAATTTTATTGAATTACCGCTCTCATCATTCACTACAGAAATTTGTTTCACAAGTGACGCTTGCAGAAGTACTTGCAGGTAAAGTCGCTCCCAGCGCAGTCAAAGATCGAATTGTTCTCATTGGCACAACGGCTGAAAGCTTTCAAGACTCTTCACTGACACCTTATTCTACACCAGAAGGTAGGGTACAGAAAATACCGGGAGTTATCCTGCAAGCACAGATGATCGGTCAACTGCTGAGTGCAGCACTAGAAGAACGCCCTCTATTGTGGGCTTTGTCTGTATGGCAAGAAACAATCTGGATTTGGGGATGGTCATTAACAGGTAGCTTGCTTGCTTGGTATATCCTAAAAGGACGTTATCTGGCAATTGCTAATGGGTTTGCCATTCTCTGTCTCTATGCAGCTTGCTTTGTTTTTTTAATTCAATGGGGTGCTTGGATACCGCTTGTTCCAGCGACTCTTGCGCTAATTGCTAGCAGTCTTGTCGTTCGCTATGGGAAGTATCAAGTTATTAAGTAA